A window from Vulcanimicrobium alpinum encodes these proteins:
- a CDS encoding alkaline phosphatase family protein, protein MRVSIAACIALSALLAACGGGGTLAQPSTPLAPSAAERANAALSADARGRRRTPIRHVVIIFQENRTPDNLFQGLAGADIASSGLDSRGETIPLRPIPLANTYDIDHSHTGFLRMYDGGRMDGADTVSTSCGNACPYEKPQFGFVPAVDNAPYMQMARRYTFGDRMFQTNEGPSYPAHQYILAGTSEPNDGSNLLVSENTASPGCGPTGGTLVNAIEPSGNESIKIPSCFEHASLPDLLDAKGVSWRYYAPSNVREGSPGIWVAPNSIRHLRLGPDWANVVAPETTILSDIAGGTLAQVSWVIPSGLESDHAKSNNGTGPSWVASVVNAIGQSKYWNDTVIFVTWDDWGGWYDHVAPPILGSYELGFRVPLIVISPHAKRGYVSHVQHEFGSILKFTEETFDLGSLGFTDMRSDDLADCFDFNGPAHAFQPIESRRSTDFFRNRAPDTTAPDNDS, encoded by the coding sequence GTGCGTGTCTCCATCGCCGCATGCATTGCTCTGAGTGCGCTGCTCGCCGCGTGCGGCGGGGGCGGCACGCTGGCCCAACCGTCGACGCCGCTCGCTCCCTCGGCGGCCGAGCGCGCAAACGCAGCGCTTTCGGCCGATGCGCGCGGCCGGCGGCGCACACCGATCCGACACGTCGTCATCATCTTTCAAGAGAACCGCACGCCCGACAACCTCTTCCAGGGTTTGGCGGGCGCCGACATCGCATCGTCGGGGCTCGACAGCCGCGGCGAGACGATCCCGCTGCGACCGATCCCGCTCGCGAACACCTATGACATCGACCACTCGCATACGGGCTTCTTGCGGATGTACGACGGCGGGAGAATGGACGGCGCCGATACGGTTTCGACGTCCTGCGGCAACGCGTGTCCGTATGAGAAGCCCCAGTTCGGCTTCGTTCCTGCAGTCGACAACGCGCCGTACATGCAGATGGCGCGCCGGTACACCTTCGGCGACCGCATGTTCCAAACGAACGAAGGTCCGAGCTATCCCGCGCATCAGTACATTTTGGCGGGAACGTCCGAGCCGAACGACGGCAGCAATCTGCTCGTCTCGGAGAACACGGCTTCGCCCGGCTGCGGGCCGACGGGCGGTACGCTCGTGAACGCGATCGAGCCGTCGGGAAACGAGAGCATCAAGATCCCGTCCTGTTTCGAGCACGCGAGCCTCCCCGATCTGCTCGACGCGAAAGGCGTGAGCTGGCGTTATTACGCGCCGTCGAACGTGCGCGAAGGGTCGCCGGGAATCTGGGTGGCACCGAACTCGATCCGGCACTTGCGTCTCGGCCCCGATTGGGCGAACGTCGTCGCCCCCGAGACGACGATCCTGAGCGACATCGCCGGCGGCACGCTCGCGCAGGTCTCCTGGGTGATCCCCAGCGGCCTCGAATCCGATCACGCGAAGAGCAACAACGGGACCGGCCCGTCGTGGGTCGCCTCCGTCGTCAACGCGATCGGTCAGAGCAAGTACTGGAACGACACGGTGATCTTCGTGACGTGGGACGATTGGGGCGGTTGGTACGATCACGTCGCGCCGCCGATCCTCGGTTCGTACGAACTCGGTTTCCGCGTTCCGCTGATCGTGATCTCACCGCACGCGAAGCGCGGCTACGTCTCGCACGTGCAGCACGAGTTCGGGAGCATCCTCAAGTTCACCGAGGAGACGTTCGATCTCGGCAGCCTCGGCTTCACCGACATGCGGTCCGACGATCTCGCCGACTGCTTCGATTTCAACGGTCCGGCGCACGCCTTTCAGCCGATCGAATCCCGCCGCTCGACGGACTTTTTCCGGAACCGCGCACCCGATACGACGGCCCCCGACAACGACTCGTAA
- a CDS encoding toxic anion resistance protein, with product MSDDQLQPPMLTPPEPVTAVAPAEAIGKVPVPPDARVALQTQAEALAHEFTRLAPESDLYKKYVQTLEALGNADIQRSANISNRLLDRPTRAMAALDEGSPVAKTLLDLRSTVEKLDPSRQGDLFSPRKLLGVLPFGNKLRDYFRGYESSQGHLNAIIEALRHGKDELLRDNASIEQEKSNMWTLMGELEKHGYLARALADAVEKEADTLDATDPEKAHALREEILFAARQKQQDIATQLAVNVQGYMALDLIKRNNAELIKGVDRATTTTVAALRTAVITAQAVANQKLVLDQITALQGTTSNLIVATSQMLRSNAVRIQEGAASATIDVEKLKEAFANVRATIDSMADYRIKALSSMERTVDALSDEVGKAKAYLETRRELALPGGDGSS from the coding sequence ATGTCCGACGATCAACTCCAGCCGCCGATGCTGACGCCGCCCGAGCCCGTGACGGCCGTCGCGCCGGCGGAGGCGATCGGGAAAGTGCCGGTCCCGCCCGATGCGCGCGTCGCACTGCAAACGCAGGCCGAGGCGCTTGCGCACGAATTCACCCGGCTCGCGCCCGAGAGCGATCTCTACAAGAAGTACGTGCAAACGCTCGAGGCGCTCGGCAACGCCGATATCCAGCGCTCCGCCAACATCTCGAACCGCCTGCTCGATCGGCCGACGCGCGCGATGGCCGCGCTCGACGAAGGCTCGCCGGTCGCGAAGACGCTGCTCGATCTGCGCAGCACAGTCGAGAAGCTCGATCCCTCACGTCAGGGCGATCTCTTCTCGCCGCGCAAGCTCCTCGGCGTCCTGCCGTTCGGCAACAAACTGCGCGACTATTTCCGCGGCTACGAATCCTCGCAAGGTCACCTCAACGCGATCATCGAGGCGCTGCGCCACGGCAAGGACGAACTGCTGCGCGACAACGCGTCGATCGAGCAGGAAAAGTCGAACATGTGGACGCTGATGGGCGAACTCGAGAAGCACGGCTATCTCGCGCGTGCGCTCGCCGACGCGGTCGAAAAAGAAGCCGATACGCTCGACGCGACCGATCCGGAAAAGGCACACGCGCTGCGCGAGGAGATCCTCTTCGCCGCGCGCCAGAAGCAGCAGGACATCGCGACCCAGCTCGCCGTGAACGTGCAGGGCTACATGGCGCTCGATCTCATCAAGCGCAACAACGCCGAACTGATCAAAGGCGTCGACCGCGCGACGACGACGACGGTCGCGGCGCTGCGCACCGCGGTAATCACGGCGCAGGCGGTCGCGAACCAGAAGCTCGTCCTCGACCAGATCACCGCGCTGCAGGGGACGACCTCCAACCTGATCGTCGCAACCTCGCAGATGCTGCGCAGCAACGCCGTCCGCATTCAGGAGGGCGCGGCGAGCGCGACGATCGACGTCGAGAAGCTCAAGGAAGCGTTCGCGAACGTGCGCGCGACGATCGATTCGATGGCTGACTACCGCATCAAGGCGCTCTCGTCGATGGAGCGCACCGTCGATGCGCTCAGCGACGAGGTCGGCAAGGCCAAGGCGTATCTGGAGACCCGCCGCGAGCTCGCGCTCCCAGGAGGCGACGGCTCGTCATAG
- a CDS encoding TM0106 family RecB-like putative nuclease has translation MLRLDGEVVYAASDLNDFLACPHKLALNALGLETRIAAPPSDPTLAIIARKGALHERAALARLEAEDRHVVRVDEGDGSLRATRAAAERTVALMRAGADVIYQATLADSRWSGRADFLVRVDVPSRLGAWSYDVADAKLAIRERAAFVVQLCVYADLVAAVQGVLPARLRALYGDGREETYDPAHYVAYVRAARARLEAAAPVLDPHAVPDRVGACEQCAWLERCDAQRKRVDHLSQVAGIRRGQIARLDDVGITTLAALAVAPTNAKPAGIGDATFATLRRQARLQRAHRESGIARYELLAPRGGCGFALLPAPDPADVYFDMEGDPLYEPGRGLEYLFGAYVDGPERGYRAEWGETRDEERLAFERFIDWLVAYRRRHPGAHVYHYASYEKSALRRLAMQHGTLEAEVDALLRGGVLVDLYAVVKGALAQSHDGYSIKKLETFYGFGRDAEVRKGDQSIVAFEQYLMDPGRDSALRAAIVQYNEEDCVSTHALHRWLVTLRDEAREQFGEVPEWRAPIDPKEPTEAERARDAELDARQRKLLEAPEGEPRRLLANLLAYHRREDKPVWWAYFDRLERYGGFDPVEDDDETLGGLTLRADVAPYKVGERDRNFAYTYSYPPQQFKLGIAPVDLASGLGVDIVRIDDDARTVAIKRAESSPHPVALGPGGPMKREEQKDALARFADAVLDGSAAARFPAALSLLHREIPRLRGRLPGLPLQPAIRPGAEAIDPRDVASLVLDLDRSALVVQGPPGTGKSYAGGHVIADLLAAGKRVGVTSNSHHAIHNLLRSVERAAASRDVVVRGVKKCSGKNVESRYTPLFDEAAFDNVGTTSDFSAYNLVAGTSWLFAHKDLAPVDVLVIDEAGQVSLADAIAMAVNAENVLLLGDPLQLAHVSLGTHPEGAAASILTHLLGDTGTIAGDRGVFLDRTFRMHPALCGFISELVYDGRLGAAASCARQRIESPWFDGAGLRYVPVEHAGNAQSSPEEVEAVGEIVCGLLGGTFVDAEGHRRTIGVDDILVVSPYNVQVAALRRALQMRFGAGVRVGTVDKFQGQEAAVVIYSLAASSAEDAPRGADFLLEENRFNVAVSRGRALAVLVCSPRILATSCTTVAQLRAASSFCAFAERAEPIDVPPLLPGLIPA, from the coding sequence GTGCTGCGGCTTGACGGGGAGGTCGTGTACGCGGCCTCCGATCTGAACGACTTTCTGGCCTGCCCGCACAAGCTGGCGCTGAACGCGCTCGGGCTCGAGACGCGGATCGCGGCGCCGCCGAGCGATCCGACCCTGGCGATCATCGCGCGCAAGGGCGCGCTGCACGAACGCGCCGCGCTCGCGCGGCTCGAGGCCGAGGACCGCCACGTCGTGCGGGTCGACGAGGGCGACGGCTCCCTGCGCGCGACCCGCGCGGCGGCCGAACGCACCGTCGCGCTGATGCGCGCCGGCGCCGACGTGATCTACCAGGCGACGCTCGCCGACAGCCGCTGGAGCGGCCGCGCCGACTTTCTCGTGCGCGTCGACGTCCCGAGCCGCCTCGGCGCGTGGTCGTACGACGTCGCCGACGCGAAGCTGGCGATCCGCGAACGCGCCGCGTTCGTCGTGCAGCTGTGCGTCTACGCCGACCTCGTCGCCGCGGTGCAGGGCGTCCTTCCGGCGCGGCTGCGCGCGCTCTACGGCGACGGCCGGGAAGAGACGTACGATCCCGCGCACTACGTCGCGTACGTCCGCGCCGCGCGTGCGCGGCTCGAAGCGGCGGCGCCGGTGCTCGACCCGCACGCCGTCCCCGACCGCGTCGGCGCGTGCGAGCAGTGCGCGTGGCTCGAGCGCTGCGACGCGCAGCGCAAGCGGGTCGACCACCTCTCGCAGGTGGCGGGGATCCGGCGCGGACAGATCGCGCGCCTCGACGACGTCGGGATCACGACGCTCGCTGCGCTCGCCGTCGCCCCGACCAACGCGAAGCCCGCCGGGATCGGCGACGCGACGTTCGCGACTCTGCGCCGACAGGCGCGGCTGCAGCGGGCGCACCGTGAGTCGGGGATCGCGCGCTACGAACTTCTCGCCCCGCGCGGCGGCTGCGGTTTCGCACTGCTGCCGGCGCCGGACCCGGCCGATGTGTACTTCGACATGGAAGGCGACCCGCTCTACGAGCCGGGGCGCGGGCTCGAGTACCTCTTCGGCGCCTACGTCGACGGCCCCGAACGCGGCTACCGCGCCGAGTGGGGCGAAACGCGCGATGAAGAGCGGCTCGCGTTCGAACGCTTCATCGACTGGCTCGTCGCATATCGCCGCCGCCATCCCGGCGCGCACGTCTACCACTACGCGTCGTACGAGAAGTCGGCGCTGCGCCGGCTGGCGATGCAGCACGGTACGCTTGAGGCCGAGGTCGACGCGCTCTTGCGCGGCGGCGTGCTCGTCGATCTGTACGCCGTCGTGAAAGGCGCGCTGGCGCAGTCGCACGACGGCTACTCGATCAAGAAGCTCGAGACGTTCTACGGATTCGGCCGCGACGCCGAGGTGCGCAAGGGCGATCAGTCGATCGTCGCCTTCGAGCAGTATCTCATGGATCCGGGCCGCGACTCGGCGCTGCGCGCCGCGATCGTGCAGTACAACGAAGAAGACTGCGTCTCGACGCACGCGCTCCATCGCTGGCTCGTGACCCTGCGCGACGAAGCGCGCGAGCAGTTCGGCGAGGTGCCGGAGTGGCGCGCGCCGATCGATCCGAAGGAACCGACGGAAGCGGAGCGCGCGCGCGACGCCGAGCTCGACGCGCGACAGCGCAAGCTGCTCGAGGCACCCGAAGGCGAGCCGCGTCGTCTGCTCGCGAACCTCCTTGCCTATCACCGGCGCGAAGACAAGCCGGTGTGGTGGGCGTACTTCGACCGCCTCGAGCGCTACGGCGGCTTCGATCCGGTCGAGGACGACGATGAGACGCTCGGCGGCCTGACGCTGCGCGCGGATGTCGCGCCGTACAAGGTCGGCGAACGGGATCGCAATTTCGCCTACACCTATTCCTATCCGCCGCAGCAATTCAAATTGGGGATCGCGCCGGTCGATCTGGCGTCCGGGCTCGGTGTCGATATCGTGCGCATCGACGACGACGCGCGCACCGTCGCGATCAAGCGCGCGGAGTCGTCGCCGCATCCGGTGGCGCTCGGGCCCGGCGGTCCGATGAAGCGCGAGGAACAGAAGGACGCGCTCGCGCGCTTCGCCGACGCGGTCCTCGACGGGAGCGCCGCGGCGCGCTTCCCGGCCGCGCTCTCGCTGCTGCACCGCGAGATCCCGCGCCTGCGCGGCCGCCTGCCGGGGCTGCCGCTGCAGCCGGCGATCCGGCCCGGCGCCGAAGCGATCGATCCGCGCGACGTCGCGTCGCTCGTGCTCGATCTCGATCGGTCGGCACTGGTCGTGCAGGGGCCGCCGGGGACCGGGAAGAGCTACGCCGGCGGGCACGTGATCGCCGACCTGCTCGCGGCCGGCAAACGCGTCGGCGTCACGTCGAACAGTCATCACGCGATCCACAACCTCTTGCGTTCGGTCGAACGCGCCGCGGCGTCGCGCGACGTCGTCGTGCGCGGCGTCAAGAAATGCAGCGGAAAGAACGTAGAGTCGCGCTACACGCCGCTGTTCGACGAGGCGGCGTTCGACAACGTCGGGACGACCTCCGATTTCTCCGCCTACAACCTGGTCGCCGGGACGTCGTGGCTGTTCGCGCACAAAGATCTCGCGCCGGTCGACGTCCTCGTCATCGACGAAGCGGGGCAGGTCTCGCTCGCCGACGCGATCGCGATGGCGGTGAACGCCGAGAATGTGCTGCTGCTCGGCGACCCGCTACAGTTGGCGCACGTCTCGCTCGGCACGCACCCGGAGGGTGCCGCGGCCTCGATTCTGACGCACCTGCTCGGCGACACCGGCACGATCGCCGGGGATCGCGGCGTCTTTCTCGATCGTACGTTCCGCATGCATCCCGCGCTCTGCGGCTTCATCTCCGAACTCGTTTACGACGGGCGTCTCGGCGCGGCGGCGTCGTGCGCGCGCCAGCGCATCGAGTCGCCGTGGTTCGATGGCGCGGGTCTGCGCTACGTGCCGGTCGAGCATGCCGGCAACGCGCAGTCGTCACCGGAAGAGGTCGAAGCCGTGGGCGAGATCGTCTGCGGTCTGCTCGGCGGGACGTTCGTTGACGCCGAGGGGCACCGTCGCACGATCGGCGTCGACGATATTCTGGTCGTCTCGCCCTACAACGTGCAGGTCGCCGCGCTGCGCCGCGCGCTGCAGATGCGTTTCGGCGCCGGCGTGCGGGTCGGCACCGTCGACAAGTTCCAGGGCCAGGAGGCGGCCGTCGTCATCTACAGCCTCGCGGCGTCGAGCGCCGAGGACGCGCCGCGCGGTGCCGACTTCCTGCTCGAGGAGAACCGCTTCAACGTCGCCGTCTCGCGCGGACGCGCGCTTGCGGTGCTGGTGTGCTCGCCGCGCATCCTCGCGACGTCGTGCACGACGGTCGCGCAGCTCCGCGCCGCGTCGTCGTTCTGCGCGTTCGCCGAACGCGCCGAGCCGATCGACGTCCCGCCGCTGCTCCCGGGCTTGATCCCGGCGTAG
- a CDS encoding heavy metal-binding domain-containing protein: MSFFGGGRNQQQQSNVNTTQGGVPLDAVSRLRRMRGEGGPPLFTSDLSVSEFVLLEQLGWRPLGLVLGSSIYHVGIQYGNFYQNQELQYLSAAMYEAREFAMSRMEEEADVLGADGIVGVRLEVGGYAWAENALEFIAVGTAVKGPENSGTWRTRDNKPFTSDFSVQDFYKLVTSTGYVPRELVLGNCVYHIAHQGFMQAMRTLGNNVELNNYTEAIYDARELAMSRMQAEAEAHGADGIIGMQIVEKTHIWSPHVIEFMAIGTSVEKRGEPKPVPLTFQVGLND, from the coding sequence ATGAGTTTCTTCGGCGGCGGACGCAACCAGCAGCAGCAATCGAACGTGAACACGACGCAAGGCGGCGTCCCGCTCGATGCGGTCTCGCGGCTGCGCCGGATGCGCGGCGAAGGCGGACCGCCGCTCTTCACCAGCGATCTTTCGGTCTCGGAGTTCGTCCTGCTCGAACAGCTGGGATGGCGGCCGTTGGGACTCGTCCTCGGCAGTTCGATCTACCACGTCGGGATCCAGTACGGCAACTTCTATCAGAATCAGGAACTGCAGTATCTGAGCGCCGCGATGTACGAGGCGCGCGAGTTCGCGATGTCGCGGATGGAAGAAGAAGCCGACGTGCTGGGCGCCGACGGCATCGTCGGCGTGCGGCTTGAAGTCGGCGGCTACGCGTGGGCCGAGAACGCGCTGGAGTTCATCGCGGTTGGGACGGCGGTGAAGGGGCCGGAGAACTCCGGGACGTGGCGCACGCGCGACAACAAACCGTTCACCTCGGATTTCAGCGTCCAGGATTTCTACAAGCTCGTCACCTCGACCGGCTACGTTCCGCGCGAACTCGTACTGGGCAATTGCGTGTACCACATTGCGCACCAGGGCTTCATGCAGGCGATGCGCACGCTCGGCAACAACGTCGAACTCAACAACTACACCGAGGCGATCTACGACGCGCGCGAACTCGCGATGAGCCGCATGCAGGCGGAAGCCGAAGCGCACGGCGCCGACGGGATCATCGGGATGCAGATCGTCGAGAAGACCCACATCTGGAGCCCGCACGTGATCGAGTTCATGGCGATCGGGACGTCGGTCGAGAAGCGCGGCGAACCGAAGCCCGTACCGTTGACCTTCCAGGTCGGATTGAACGACTGA